From the Saccharomyces paradoxus chromosome XIV, complete sequence genome, one window contains:
- the RCF2 gene encoding Rcf2p (Cytochrome c oxidase subunit~similar to YNR018W) translates to MKILTQDEIEAHRSHTLKGGIEGALAGFAISAIIFKVLPRRYPKFKPSTLTWSIKTALWITPPTVLTAICAEEASNSFDATMYGSGSSSEDALDEHRRWKSLSTKDKFVEGLSNNKYKIITGAWAASLYGSWVIVNKDPIMTKAQKIVQARMYAQFITVGLLLASVGLSMYENKLHPNKQKVNEMRRWENALRVAEEEERLEKEGRRTGYVSNEERINSKIFKS, encoded by the coding sequence ATGAAGATTTTAACACAAGACGAAATCGAAGCTCATCGTTCCCATACGCTAAAAGGTGGTATCGAAGGTGCCCTTGCTGGGTTCGCCATCTCTGCTATAATTTTCAAGGTTCTGCCAAGAAGGTACCCAAAGTTTAAACCTTCGACTCTAACATGGTCCATAAAGACCGCTCTTTGGATCACTCCTCCCACGGTCTTGACCGCCATTTGCGCAGAGGAAGCCTCGAACAGTTTCGACGCTACAATGTACGGATCCGGTTCTTCCTCAGAAGATGCCTTAGATGAGCACAGAAGATGGAAGAGTTTAAGCACGAAAGACAAATTCGTCGAAGGTTTATCTAATAACAAGTACAAGATCATCACCGGTGCATGGGCCGCATCGCTATATGGGTCTTGGGTAATTGTGAATAAGGACCCCATCATGACCAAAGCCCAGAAGATCGTGCAGGCAAGAATGTACGCTCAATTCATCACCGTCGGGCTGCTGCTGGCTTCCGTTGGTCTAAGCATGTACGAGAATAAGTTGCATCCTAACAAGCAAAAGGTCAACGAAATGCGCCGTTGGGAAAACGCTCTGAGGGTCGCCGAAGAGGAGGAGAGACTCGAGAAAGAGGGAAGAAGGACCGGCTATGTCTCTAACGAAGAGAGAATAAATTCCAAGATCTTCAAGTCATAA